The nucleotide sequence ACCTACACGACCATCGTCGTTCGTAATGAACGCTAGATTTTACGATTAAGCAGTTTTATATCGTTTCAAAACAAACCCACACAATCGTGTGGCTACGTGCTGAAAGGGTGTATTATGTATAACGAAATAAATTCATACCTAATGCAAGTATACCTATGatacattattcatttacaaaaggaagcaagttgttaaatacaaaagaaataaaaatagaatatagtttctttaatccctatgttgcataattaaagttatccaccagaataatgttatctgtgaagcgtgaaattggtaaaaaaagttcctctagttttgtcaaaaattgtttagtttgaaatttaggatgacagaatgtcaaaacaaacagtgtagccttaaaagttactaaaaatataaccaaattgcagaaaaaattgcatgaaaaataggacatgttctatttagctgcaacttcttgcagcaagaaattgctgcaagaagttgcagcttttctgtgcaattcgcgtatgacacgatgcaatttctattgctgcaataaattgtgcaattaattgcgcaattagttgcatcgtgtaaagtggctataataatttatttaatctgactcatttatattggcaattcagacgtatattatacattttaaagtagaagactgtaaaatgatatcgccaatatttatgagttgcgttcctgggacgactttactaaaagatagttcattcgattacatgaaatcaatcccaactcaagaatatccgtcgcaaaaaaatcatagcatgtgatctgtctttaaaaagacaaccaaatgcaacgacgacagtaaaattctcgcgttagagataccatagtaaatcatgagggaaacccaggaaaaaacctcgtgatactatcccgacatcgtaagtatttggtcttatatgtaatttaccttcaaaatattaataccaaattctgattttaatgtttaaattataaataatattaataatacatagatatacaataagtaatactaaaatataaaatttgtactaaatCGATATGTTATtaacttactaatcgtggtattttctttctattgacttcctctttcagtatgggtaaccacatcctgctgcattctaccgaggaatttgcgacacaattggtttcatttagcataattagagccgcttctttgatttttctctttttactatctgattctttcaggactatacttgaatctctccactgaactctatgttcattatcccatgcgtgttgacatatttgagatctatcaaattctctatttttaatataagactgatgttcacttattctaacgtttaatgttATTATTAGTATATATAATAATcaaggatattcttgagttgggattgatttcatgtaatcgaatgaactatcttttagtaaagtcgtcccaggaacgcaactcataaatattggcgatatcattttaaagtcttctactttaaaatgtataatatacgtctgaattgccaatataaatgagtcagattaaataaattactagaatttttttacattttgtttattttagtagtaggtattttgtattttgacaacgaaacccgatttgggcttcgaaacgttaataaattcatttttttagtaaaattgtggcttatttcccatagaaaatagttaattatactatactacctccggaactttggaaccgttcattttagaaggattatgcataggatcttttttgtttcaaatttaatgtagaacatttttgtatagaaggttgttcatgctaaaccacatagttttagaaatattgacgaaaaacttaaaaaactacgaatttaccaatttctcccccctctcccccaaacccgacgctcacaatggtgtgacttttttctgaacattatgtggaccatatagaacaatttggtgttggaggataactttcactttggatgtctgggtttggatctagttataccatactaatacaacactttacataatttcaaaactttaaaaaccagaatctacatctacaagttgtgtaacaatattttaggttaagaattggacGGAATAAGAACATAATGCTAAGAAATTCTTCCGAAATATTTTGTGAGtctgtgcgaacttaaaatccgaaacaaaatcctcgaacgtTGAGAAGGTATCCCGGACACGTTTACGGTCTTTTTTCTGTACTGtgcgaacaccgaattaaaatccggagggtgttcaCGAGGGAAATATTCGACCTCCGCGAACGCTCAGTTTTGCAATGCGCAGGTATTCTCCCTCTGGGTACGTTCAGGATGTCCAGCGCGAATAGAGCTTATGCGTGTGTAAGGCTATATTGAGTCAAGTAAGCCACTAGTGCCGGCGAATACCGTGGCAGTGACCGGCTGCTGAACGATATTTATCGTCACTGATTCAGCGGTGGCGTGTGTGAAATGTGCTATTCCGCATATGGTTCACTATTGGAATTTGGTACGTTTCACGATAAAAATCGCCCGTTAAAAAACGATGTGTGTGTAATTGgcgtaatgcgttagagagaattcgataatctgtgacgcactgaaaaaagggtttgggatcatCTATAAATGGTTTTTCATTAGTATGCACTGTCCTAACATGTCGTTTTACATTAATATTTGCTGAAAACTGTTCCATGTACATTTAAATCGTTTTTCGCCAGTATGTACGTTCATATGCATTGTTAAATTTCCTTTTAGTAAGAACTGTTttgtgcaaatttcacatttaaatagtttttaaccagtatgcactctcatgtGTCGTTTTAAATACCTCTTTCTTAAAAATTGTTTGGTGCAGatttcacatttaaatggtttttcaccagaaTGCACTAATATATGTCCTATTAAATTACTCTTTGATGAAAACTGTTtgttgcaaatttcacattcaaatggtctCTCACccgtatgcactctcatatgcgtatttaaattttgtttcgttgaaaattgtttgttgcaaatttcacatttaaattcTTTTTCACCAGAATGCACTGCCATATGTGCTTTTAAATTATTctttgttgaaaattttttggcgcaaatttcacatttaaatggtttttcaccagaaTGCACTAATATATGTCCTATTAAATTATTCTTTGATGAAAACTGTTtgttgcaaatttcacattcaaatggtctCTCACccgtatgcactctcatatgcgtATTTAAAGTTTGTTTCGTTGAAAATTGTTTgctgcaaatttcacatttaaattcTTTTTCACCAGAATGCACTGCCAAATGTGCTTTTAAATTATTCCTTGTTGAAAATTTTTTGgcgcaaatttcacatttaaatggtttttcaccagtatgcactctcatatgcatTTTTAAAAGTGgtttaattaaaaactgtttggtgcaaatttcacattcaaatggtttttcaccagtatgcactctcataatATGTGTTTTTAAAAGTGGTTTCGTTGAAaattgtttggtgcaaatttcacaccGAAATGGTTTTTCATGCACTCTCATGTGCgattttaaatataatttcattGAAAACTGTTtgttgcaaatttcacattcaaatgttTTTTCATCAGTATGCAATTTCATATGTAATGTTAAATTAGTCTTTGATGTACACTGTTTGGTGCAAATGTCACATTCAAATGCTTTTTCATCAGTATGCACTTTCATATGTGACGTTAAATAACTCTTTGATGAAAACTGTTTGgcgcaaatttcacatttaaatggtttttcaccagtatgcactctcttATGCGATTTTAAAAGTTGTTCCGTTGAATACTCCTTGgcgcaaatttcacattcaaatggtttttcaccagtatgcactctcatatgaaattttaaaacttgttttgttgaaaactgtttggtgcaaatttcacattcaaatgatttttcatCAGTATGCAATTTCATATGTAATGTTAAATAACTCTTTgatgaaaactgtttggtgcaaatctCACATTGAAATGGGTTTTTATCAATATGCACTGTCATATGTTTTTTTAAACTATCCTTTATTGAAAATTGTTTGCTGCATATTGCACATCCAAATGGTTTTACTTTAATATGCACTGTCATATGTCGTTTTAAATTACATTTTGTGGGAAACGGTTTGCTacatattttacatctatatggTGTTTCACCCGTATGCACTATCATATGCGATTTTAAATGCGATTTACTTGAAAACCGTTTGGTGCATATTCCGCATTCGAATGGTTTTTCACCGCTATGCACTATCAGATGTACTTTTAATCTACTCTCCGTTAAAAACTTTTTTCCGCAAATTTCACATCCAAATGgattttcaccagtatgcactttCATAATATGTATTGTTAAACTTGTTTTTGTTGAAAATTGTTTGGTGCAAATtccacattcaaatggtttttcaccagtatgcactctcatatgtgcTTTTAAACCACCCTTTATTGAAAAccgtttggtgcaaatttcacattcaaatggtttttctccagtatgcattCTCGTATGCGATTTTAAAAGACCTTTTGTTGCAAACTGTTTggtacaaattttacattcaaatggtttttcaccggtATGCAACTTCATATGTGttgataaagttgtctttgttgaaaactgtttggtgcaaattccacattcaaatggtttttcaccggtATCCAACTTCATATGTGTTGTTAAACATGTCtttgttgaaaactgtttggtgcacaTTCCACATTCagatggtttttcaccagtatgcactatTATATGTGATTTTAAATTACCCtttgttgaaaactgtttggtgcaaatttcacatttaaatggtttttcaccaatATGCACTATTATATGTGATTTTAAATTACCCtttgttgaaaactgtttggtgcaaatttcacatttaaatggtttttcactCGTATGAACTGCCATATGTACTTTTAAATTACCCTTTGTTGAAAACtttttggtgcaaatttcacattcaaatggttttccTTTTTCCTCAGTATGCACTGTCATATGAATTTTTAACTTATCCTTTCtggaaaactgtttggtgcaaatttcacatgcaaatggtttttcaccggtATGCAACTTCATATGTGTTAATAAAGATGCCtttgttgaaaactgtttggtgcaaattccacattcaaatggtttttcaccagtatgcactatattatgtgattttaaatTACTCtttgttgaaaactgtttggtgcaaatttcacatttaaatggtttttcaccagtatgcactatTATATGTGATTTTAAATTAACCTgtgttgaaaactgtttggtgcaaattccacatttaaatggtttttcacccGTATGAACTGTCATATGTACTTTTAAATTACCCtttgttgaaaactgtttggtgcaaatttcacattcaaatggtttttcttTTTCGCCAGTATGCACTGTCATATGAATTTTTAACTTATCCTTTCtggaaaactgtttggtgcaaatttcacatgcaaatggtttttcaccggtATGCAACTTCATATGTGTTAATAAACATGCCtttgttgaaaactgtttggtgcaaattccacattcaaatggtttttcaccagtatgcactatTATATGTGATTTTAAATTACCCTTTGTTAAAAACTGTTttgtgcaaatttcacatttaaatggtttttcaccagtatgcactatTATATGTGATTTTAAATTAACCTgtgttgaaaactgtttggtgcaaatttcacattcaaatggtttttcttTTTCGCCAGTATGCACTGTCATATGAATTTTTAACTTATCCtttcttgaaaactgtttggCGCAAATTTCACATGCAAATGGTTTATCCCCAGTGTGTATCCTCATATGTAGTTTTAAACCATAATTGTTTGATAATGGTTTCTTGCAAATGATACATATAAAACGTTGTCCTCCAGCGTTAACATTGGTAGGGGAAGTTATACATGGGTTCAAATTACTGTCACTTCTATCATCATTTGTTAAGAGGCTACTGGCATAAGTTTTCATATCTTTTCCAGAGAGACCTAAAATTATAATAATCTGTTAAACCagaataatttaattaaataaaaatgaaaaacaaacaGTATGGggtccgaatataggtcgaccttcacccatctgctttccggatgaaacattttttttaaatgttatacaCAGACGAATacttctagcatgggttgcctatcaaaattgTGTCACAACTATCCTTAAgcggggccgtaggggttgaaatcaatatttcaagcacaatttttgaagttattcttctttaggcgcgattgagagtaaaatttttcataaatatacgCGCATGCGCaaacagacagtatgtagttcgtttctaatctttcaagatagtatctgtatcagcgcaaataagtcttTATAAgaatatattattgtttttagtaaatgtattatttattataatttttgtgtctttgaatttCTCTTCTTCTGCAATAAGATAATAACAtatataggtataacatttttatcacGATACCACTCAATCTATTTGTCaacgtgttgtgtaattatatccgaaacttacgtgtcaattaCAGGAGACTCAgtggtctagttgttgagcgttcggtcagagATCCAAAGGTCCCAGGTTCCAATCCTtgacgattcattttttttttatttttggttgttttaataaaaattttttaaaagtggtagataagaaagttagtttaatatttaaatggaatacaaataacctgttaagtatatttactttgttaaaattatataatagaagaataacatcttacgtgcgtacaaagtacacacacattctttttttatggtAGAatcattatatttttaaattaaataggcatattcagtacaattcatagattattcaagaaaaaattcaaggaaaaatattgaaaaataagccaacggtggcaaatttttaaagacacctcaaaaaacaatggattttgcggttgacatcagaactcatcattgaatcattttaaacaaaaaattcaaaaagattttattagcttgaGTTTCTCGAGGCaactctgtcgagtttttttagttttatcgaatttgactttttgatattactcagaagtcaaaaccacgagttttttttgcaaaaaaggtgaaaatcaacatatttattattgttaaacaaaaaattagcataaaacaaaaatatctcgacagcgttacctcaaggaatgtctaaagaatatataaatatacaaaatTGCAGGTGGGTttgtcaagtagtttttgagttagaATGTCTACAGCCTTCGAAagaagcagttttgagaaaaactcgtttaaagtattgtcaacttttatttttatcaatttctGTTTTGtatgtcaaatcgtaaagtgatgcacaccggaatatgttgtTGAATCGCGTAGTAAATTAGAAAAgtaaatgagaacagctgttgagcgtttctcactacgctcaagcgcgctggcgtgAACTTGCTGCAAAGGGAGTAGAAGGTAGGAAGGTAGTGTTGAATATtcggacatcttggattttagtgcaccctatgtaagccacagctgaatcttatgtttgtgcgtcacagtgttgtcATGCTgtttatttctttcataatttcaatcaatgttaaatctacctacaagaataatagaataagaacgtttacttctccgtcattttactaggtagaatgacaaatggggtgtcaaatgaaagcttataatccaaggatggtactaaaggtgagacatttgacataggctgtctgtccgcctgtccgtccgaccgcgaatataactcctccgtcaatataccaggtagaatgacaaatgaggtgtcaaatgaaagcttataatccaaggatggtactaaaggtgagaaatttgacataagctgtctgtccgcctgtccgtccgatcgcgaatataactctttcGTCACTaaaccaggtagaatgacaaatgaggtgtctaATGAAAggttataatccaaagatggtactaaaggtgagaactTTGACATAAGCTGTCTGTCCGCCCGATcgcaaatataactccttcgCCACTaaaccaggtagaatgacaaatgaggtgtctaATGAAAGGttataatgcaaggatggtactaaaggtgagaaatttgacataagctgtctgtccgtccgactgcgaatataactcctccatcactataccaggtagaatgacaaatgaggtgtctaATGAAAGgtcataatccaaggatggtactaaaggtgagaaatttgacatacgctgtctgtccgcctgttcgtctgaccgcgaatataacttctccgtcactataccaggtagaatgacaaatgaggtgtctaATGAAAggttataatccaaggatggtactaaaaggtgagaaatttgacataagctgtctgtccgcctgtccgtccgactgcgaatataactcctccgtcactataccaggtagaatgacaaatgagttaTCAAATGAAAGTGTCATAACAATTTTAAGgtaaatttgatttaaaatgcctcttttgagctttttgtattaaaaaactttactttattggtgtttcaaaactctttttaaatttattataatcattcatctgtttgatttatcTATTTATCTACTTTTTTATAACGATTTAAATTAACTtcgatttaaaaacatttttacagacagcctatgtcatacttctcacctttagtacatcttgacaccttatttgttattctacctggtatagtgacgaagaattatattcgcggtcagacagacagacatcctaggtcaaatttctcacctttagtaccatccttggattataagctttcatttgacacctgattTGTTGTtatacctggtatagtgacgaaggaattatattcgcggtcggacagacagaataggttaaatttctcacgtttagtaccatccttgcataagctttcatttgacacctcatttgtcattctacctggtataatgacataggagttgagtttgcaaacagacATACAAGACGGACGGACAGGCAGACGTGgataattcaatgttttcacattttttcaaaattggtgaaaacaacaacataataaactttacttaattggtgtttcaaaactatgtaccgggtgtcccaataagaatggctctcggccatatctcaggaaccttttatactacagctttgggaaaaaaatttttataacaaaagttgcctcgggaaaagcctggaaattattttcttAATTGTAAGTCTACCGCCAGAGGGCGTAActaaataccaaaaatttaaaaatcaaaattttactaaatttgcctaatgaaagggtaCTGGAAATACGGTCGtcgtatttttcataaaattttgcgcatatttgatttcacaggTTTAAATCT is from Diabrotica virgifera virgifera chromosome 9, PGI_DIABVI_V3a and encodes:
- the LOC126892615 gene encoding zinc finger protein 208-like, translated to MKTYASSLLTNDDRSDSNLNPCITSPTNVNAGGQRFICIICKKPLSNNYGLKLHMRIHTGDKPFACEICAKQFSRKDKLKIHMTVHTGEKEKPFECEICTKQFSTQVNLKSHIIVHTGEKPFKCEICTKQFLTKGNLKSHIIVHTGEKPFECGICTKQFSTKACLLTHMKLHTGEKPFACEICTKQFSRKDKLKIHMTVHTGEKEKPFECEICTKQFSTKGNLKVHMTVHTGEKPFKCGICTKQFSTQVNLKSHIIVHTGEKPFKCEICTKQFSTKSNLKSHNIVHTGEKPFECGICTKQFSTKASLLTHMKLHTGEKPFACEICTKQFSRKDKLKIHMTVHTEEKGKPFECEICTKKFSTKGNLKVHMAVHTSEKPFKCEICTKQFSTKGNLKSHIIVHIGEKPFKCEICTKQFSTKGNLKSHIIVHTGEKPSECGMCTKQFSTKTCLTTHMKLDTGEKPFECGICTKQFSTKTTLSTHMKLHTGEKPFECKICTKQFATKGLLKSHTRMHTGEKPFECEICTKRFSIKGGLKAHMRVHTGEKPFECGICTKQFSTKTSLTIHIMKVHTGENPFGCEICGKKFLTESRLKVHLIVHSGEKPFECGICTKRFSSKSHLKSHMIVHTGETPYRCKICSKPFPTKCNLKRHMTVHIKVKPFGCAICSKQFSIKDSLKKHMTVHIDKNPFQCEICTKQFSSKSYLTLHMKLHTDEKSFECEICTKQFSTKQVLKFHMRVHTGEKPFECEICAKEYSTEQLLKSHKRVHTGEKPFKCEICAKQFSSKSYLTSHMKVHTDEKAFECDICTKQCTSKTNLTLHMKLHTDEKTFECEICNKQFSMKLYLKSHMRVHEKPFRCEICTKQFSTKPLLKTHIMRVHTGEKPFECEICTKQFLIKPLLKMHMRVHTGEKPFKCEICAKKFSTRNNLKAHLAVHSGEKEFKCEICSKQFSTKQTLNTHMRVHTGERPFECEICNKQFSSKNNLIGHILVHSGEKPFKCEICAKKFSTKNNLKAHMAVHSGEKEFKCEICNKQFSTKQNLNTHMRVHTGERPFECEICNKQFSSKSNLIGHILVHSGEKPFKCEICTKQFLRKRYLKRHMRVHTG